The following are encoded together in the Daucus carota subsp. sativus chromosome 5, DH1 v3.0, whole genome shotgun sequence genome:
- the LOC108221690 gene encoding uncharacterized protein LOC108221690, translating into MQANLASGVAPTAHYVIQGKEYQMGYYLADGIYPKWSTLVQSIHDPRGPKKKYFAMKQESCRKDVERAFGVLQSRFAIIGGPSRFWNKHVLHDIMTACIIMHNMIIEDERDVSGTFCDSTQASIPSVEMVEDENVRFQDFLRRHKQIKDKEAHIALRNALIDHLWEEYTSLEN; encoded by the coding sequence ATGCAAGCCAATCTTGCTTCAGGTGTTGCTCCTACCGCACACTATGTTATCCAGGGAAAGGAATATCAAATGGGTTATTATTTAGCTGATGGGATATATCCCAAATGGTCTACTCTTGTGCAAAGTATACATGATCCACGTGGTcctaaaaagaaatattttgccATGAAGCAAGAATCATGTAGAAAAGATGTGGAGCGTGCATTTGGAGTTCTTCAGTCACGTTTTGCAATTATAGGCGGACCATCTCGTTTTTGGAACAAACATGTGCTACATGATATAATGACCGCGTGTATTATTATGCATAACATGATAATCGAAGATGAGCGTGATGTTAGTGGAACATTTTGTGATTCAACTCAAGCATCGATTCCAAGTGTTGAGATGGTGGAAGATGAGAATGTAAGATTTCAAGATTTTCTTAGGCGACACAAGCAAATCAAGGATAAAGAGGCTCACATTGCACTTCGTAATGCACTTATTGATCATTTATGGGAAGAATATACTAGTTTAGAAAATTAG
- the LOC108221691 gene encoding uncharacterized protein LOC108221691, protein MAATARHRSTSYSHEEDKHLCHVYLDISQNPIISINQSRDQFWSSS, encoded by the exons ATGGCTGCAACTGCAAGGCACAGGAGTACCTCATACTCACATGAAGAAGATAAACACTTGTGTCATGTATATCTTGATATCTCACAGAATCCTATTATCAGTATAAATCAATCTCGAGATCAATTTTGGTC ATCGAGCTAA
- the LOC108221692 gene encoding uncharacterized protein LOC108221692: MQIILSAIGKLRGCVRQIENQNPSGASQIDILNRVKVLLEQDKKYDKGFKFDHVWEILKDSEKFGDDHSNATPYRQTQTSNFVSSQANSPATESPTSASPGLSSFSPDINDLSVDGSSSQRPIGVKKAKEKRKVEEHTSAIIDTIKEEQRQVIEILKKNSADRQQNYEIQMLRAQNEKRKLDMAPYLAENKILIKDLNSIDDPILREHFRNEQLKILQKRSTHDQAAPHGFHDDLPEY, encoded by the exons ATGCAGATCATTCTAAGCGCCATAGGAAAGCTAAGAGGATGTGTGCGGCAAatcgaaaatcaaaatcccaGCGGTGCTTCACAAATAGATATC CTAAATCGAGTTAAAGTGTTGTTAGAACAAGATAAAAAATATGACAAAGGTTTCAAATTTGATCATGTTTGGGAAATTCTTAAAGATTCAGAGAAATTTGGAGACGATCATAGCAACGCTACTCCATACCGTCAAACACAAACAAGCAACTTTGTGTCATCACAAGCAAATTCACCTGCCACAGAGTCTCCAACATCAGCATCTCCTGGACTATCATCATTCTCCCCTGATATAAATGATTTAAGTGTTGATGGTTCTTCTAGTCAACGGCCTATAGGTGTTaaaaaagcaaaagaaaaaagaaaagtagAAGAACATACTTCTGCTATTATCGACACAATCAAAGAAGAACAACGCCAAGTCATTgagattcttaaaaaaaatagtgcAGATCGAcaacaaaattatgaaattcagATGCTACGTGCTCAAAATGAGAAAAGGAAGTTGGATATGGCTCCATATCTTGCTGAAAATAAAATCTTGATTAAAGATTTAAATTCCATAGATGATCCGATTCTACGCGAGCATTTTCGGAACGAGCAGCTTAAGATTCTACAGAAGAGATCCACTCACGATCAAGCAGCTCCGCATGGATTCCATGATGATCTTCCTGAGTATTAA
- the LOC108220374 gene encoding uncharacterized protein LOC108220374, which translates to MSESETHPKEDYPEPRRSHSSSTTSTTSVHVTALDGLVNVNSLFTIAVFVGLSLTTPNQRSLENRSACDAGNDIAKKLLVFEVVSFSFFLFSSLVAQGLKLAINLLNSKDVDEAFRAHISLKVLRFGMLGSAVGSVMGCLFLMLSMINVIQIRLGMLSCGSKQTVHSVTALVVLVTSALVVYISTAVYAFLH; encoded by the exons ATGAGCGA ATCTGAAACACACCCAAAAGAGGACTACCCTGAACCAAGAAGATCCCACTCAtcctcaacaacctcaacaacaagtGTCCATGTCACAGCTCTTGATGGGCTTGTCAATGTCAACTCCCTCTTCACCATTGCTGTCTTTGTGGGCCTTTCTCTCACAACCCCTAATCAAAGATCACTTGAAAACCGATCAGCTTGTGATGCAGGCAATGATATCGCCAAGAAATTGCTCGTATTCGAAGTCGTTTCCTTTAGTTTCTTTCTGTTTTCTTCATTAGTGGCACAAGGGCTTAAATTGGCTATCAATCTTTTGAATAGTAAAGATGTTGATGAGGCTTTTAGAGCTCACATTAGTCTTAAAGTTCTGAGATTTGGAATGTTGGGTTCCGCGGTTGGGTCGGTCATGGGGTGCTTGTTCTTGATGTTGTCTATGATTAATGTGATTCAGATACGGTTAGGAATGTTGTCTTGTGGGAGTAAACAGACGGTGCATTCGGTCACTGCCTTGGTTGTTTTGGTCACTTCTGCGCTTGTGGTTTATATATCTACGGCTGTTTATGCGTTTTTACATTAG
- the LOC108222423 gene encoding calmodulin-like protein 3: MANQEEAEKMDPAELRRVFHMFDRNGDGKITKKELSDSLHNLGMFITDDELVQMIDKIDVNGDGYVDMEEFGALYKTIMHEKDEEEDIREAFNVFDQNRDGYITVDELRSVLASLGLKQGRTVEDCRLMIKKADVDGDGKVNFIEFKQMMKGGGFAALETN; this comes from the coding sequence ATGGCTAATCAGGAGGAGGCTGAAAAGATGGATCCAGCTGAGCTGCGTCGTGTATTTCATATGTTTGATCGAAATGGAGATGGGAAGATTACAAAGAAAGAGCTCAGCGATTCATTACACAACTTAGGAATGTTCATAACGGATGACGAACTTGTCCAGATGATTGATAAGATCGATGTAAATGGAGACGGGTACGTGGACATGGAAGAATTCGGGGCATTGTATAAAACAATAATGCATGAGAAAGATGAGgaagaagacataagagaagcgTTTAATGTTTTTGACCAAAATCGAGACGGGTACATCACAGTTGATGAGTTGCGGTCAGTGTTGGCTTCCTTGGGACTGAAGCAAGGGAGGACCGTAGAAGATTGCAGGTTGATGATAAAGAAGGCGGATGTGGATGGGGATGGGAAGGTGAATTTCATTGAGTTTAAACAGATGATGAAAGGTGGTGGATTTGCTGCATTGGAAACAAATTAA
- the LOC108223312 gene encoding (DL)-glycerol-3-phosphatase 2-like isoform X1 — translation MLHSLKDSIVCRLRNYEDSFCYRSGNDNFCCKQWEDQVNRCWRNLRFPRKSIHAPSSQIHIGDPHHQKTTRCISPLNTIADNSATQSITHVIFDMDGLLLDTEKFYNEVQGMVLARYNKTFDWSVRAKMMGMKPIESARVFVEETGISDFLSAEEFLIEREETLRKLFPTTDLMPGASRLIRHLRANNVPICVATGSSKHHVKLKTQRHRELFSLMHHIVSGDDLEVKQGKPAPDIFLTAAKRFEGGPADPTKILVFEDAPLGVLAAKNAGMSVVMVPDPRLDSSYLNTADKVLKSLLDFQPADWGLPHFVDGIAKIA, via the exons ATGCTGCATAGCTTGAAGGATTCCATTGTCTGCCGATTGAGGAACTATGAGGATTCTTTCTGTTATAGGTCAGGAAATGACAATTTCTGTTGCAAGCAATGGGAAGATCAG GTGAACAGGTGTTGGCGAAATTTGAGGTTCCCGAGAAAATCAATACATGCTCCTAG CAGCCAAATCCATATAGGCGACCCACACCACCAAAAAACTACCAGATGCATTTCGCCATTGAACACAATTGCGGATAATTCTGCTACCCAGTCCATCACTCATGTCATATTCGACATGGACGGCCTGTTACTTG ACACGGAGAAAttttataatgaagttcaaggaATGGTACTAGCTAGATACAATAAAACTTTTGACTGGTCTGTGAGAGCAAAAATGATGGGGATGAAACCTATAGAATCTGCTAGGGTCTTTGTTGAAGAAACTGGAATAAGTGACTTCCTCAGTGCAGAGGAGTTTCTTATCGAAAGAGAAGAAACGCTGCGGAAATTGTTCCCGACAACTGATCTAATGCCTG GGGCTAGTCGTCTGATCAGGCATCTACGTGCAAACAATGTACCAATATGTGTGGCGACAGG TTCTAGCAAACACCATGTTAAATTAAAAACACAAAGACACCGGGAACTGTTCTCTTTGATGCATCATATTGTCAGTGGTGATGATTTAGAAGTTAAACAAGGCAAACCAGCACCAGATATTTTCCTTACAGCTGCCAAAAGATTTGAG GGTGGGCCAGCAGATCCAACAAAAATTCTCGTTTTTGAGGATGCGCCTCTTGGAGTCCTTGCAGCCAAGAATGCAGGAAT GTCTGTGGTTATGGTTCCAGATCCAAGGCTAGATAGCTCTTATCTTAATACTGCAGACAAAGTTCTGAAGTCTCTGTTGGATTTTCAACCAGCTGACTGGGGTCTTCCTCATTTTGTAGATGGAATAGCCAAAATAGCCTAA
- the LOC108223312 gene encoding (DL)-glycerol-3-phosphatase 2-like isoform X2, with amino-acid sequence MLHSLKDSIVCRLRNYEDSFCYRSGNDNFCCKQWEDQVNRCWRNLRFPRKSIHAPSQIHIGDPHHQKTTRCISPLNTIADNSATQSITHVIFDMDGLLLDTEKFYNEVQGMVLARYNKTFDWSVRAKMMGMKPIESARVFVEETGISDFLSAEEFLIEREETLRKLFPTTDLMPGASRLIRHLRANNVPICVATGSSKHHVKLKTQRHRELFSLMHHIVSGDDLEVKQGKPAPDIFLTAAKRFEGGPADPTKILVFEDAPLGVLAAKNAGMSVVMVPDPRLDSSYLNTADKVLKSLLDFQPADWGLPHFVDGIAKIA; translated from the exons ATGCTGCATAGCTTGAAGGATTCCATTGTCTGCCGATTGAGGAACTATGAGGATTCTTTCTGTTATAGGTCAGGAAATGACAATTTCTGTTGCAAGCAATGGGAAGATCAG GTGAACAGGTGTTGGCGAAATTTGAGGTTCCCGAGAAAATCAATACATGCTCCTAG CCAAATCCATATAGGCGACCCACACCACCAAAAAACTACCAGATGCATTTCGCCATTGAACACAATTGCGGATAATTCTGCTACCCAGTCCATCACTCATGTCATATTCGACATGGACGGCCTGTTACTTG ACACGGAGAAAttttataatgaagttcaaggaATGGTACTAGCTAGATACAATAAAACTTTTGACTGGTCTGTGAGAGCAAAAATGATGGGGATGAAACCTATAGAATCTGCTAGGGTCTTTGTTGAAGAAACTGGAATAAGTGACTTCCTCAGTGCAGAGGAGTTTCTTATCGAAAGAGAAGAAACGCTGCGGAAATTGTTCCCGACAACTGATCTAATGCCTG GGGCTAGTCGTCTGATCAGGCATCTACGTGCAAACAATGTACCAATATGTGTGGCGACAGG TTCTAGCAAACACCATGTTAAATTAAAAACACAAAGACACCGGGAACTGTTCTCTTTGATGCATCATATTGTCAGTGGTGATGATTTAGAAGTTAAACAAGGCAAACCAGCACCAGATATTTTCCTTACAGCTGCCAAAAGATTTGAG GGTGGGCCAGCAGATCCAACAAAAATTCTCGTTTTTGAGGATGCGCCTCTTGGAGTCCTTGCAGCCAAGAATGCAGGAAT GTCTGTGGTTATGGTTCCAGATCCAAGGCTAGATAGCTCTTATCTTAATACTGCAGACAAAGTTCTGAAGTCTCTGTTGGATTTTCAACCAGCTGACTGGGGTCTTCCTCATTTTGTAGATGGAATAGCCAAAATAGCCTAA
- the LOC108223311 gene encoding poly(A)-specific ribonuclease PARN-like isoform X1 yields MSSRRPPWLLQRRFITTNTHTKPTSNPTHNPKWCVKQVSKSNFSETLENIKDQILKSDYIAVSLKKTGSHSAPWHRTLPIDTAQTAYLKAKYAAERFQLFQFAVCPFSIRDSKLIAYPYNFHLFPRDGLKLGMPCYSFMCQSSYLTSMANEGFDFNACINDGISYLSRAQELIARNRRGNPVISNLEQSSSPHSVADSLFLGRIQSRVKSWLKACKESKTGSEDALIRSLRKLMVGSEEYGSRPCLRIDVCSERHVQLALEVLKEFADDVVPMVIRAKGGGIQAVQVVLTSSKEDKDIFEKEQQCKEEDQNKLVRGFREVIDLISASQKPLVAQNSLNDFTIIHSKFLGPLPPSMDEFRTSLHLAVPHVLDISHLMDEISPLKKLNSVSAATSYMKRRFFAPIDAEIPQKVEADESKSHGYDVLRISQLFAKICSVLKISSETDKHSSSALKGYANIFNPYSASSDNHMEEDVRLSTDHPQKISTENIVFVWGFTLGTSAKMLRNQLLTSSEVLSDEFDVRILDKSCAVIAFSKPDSSTKFLEAMESGGNNCDSLSNLISEGLRAADYETYKRVCSLGLWEVKLADSLDKALETDFDGHTEDSQKESTEVYWRNSDLINLDEL; encoded by the exons ATGTCCAGTCGTCGGCCGCCATGGTTGTTGCAACGGCGCTTCATCACcaccaacacacacacaaaacccACATCAAACCCGACCCATAATCCAAAATGGTGTGTCAAACAAGTCTCAAAATCCAATTTTTCAGAGACCCTCGAAAATATAAAAGATCAAATCTTGAAATCTGATTATATAGCCGTGTCTTTAAAGAAAACTGGCTCGCACTCAGCGCCGTGGCACCGAACATTGCCTATAGACACAGCCCAGACAGCTTATTTGAAAGCTAAGTATGCTGCTGAAAGGTTTCAGCTTTTTCAGTTTGCTGTTTGCCCTTTCTCTATTAGGGATTCCAAGCTCATTGCGTATCC TTATAACTTTCATTTGTTTCCTCGGGATGGTTTGAAACTAGGAATGCCTTGTTACAGTTTTATGTGCCAATCTTCATATCTGACCTCCATGGCTAATGAAGGGTTTGATTTTAATGCCTGCATAAATGATG GTATATCATACTTATCCAGAGCACAAGAATTGATTGCAAGAAATAGAAGAGGGAATCCAGTGATTAGTAATTTGGAACAATCTTCTTCGCCTCATTCAGTGGCTGATTCTTTGTTTTTAGGAAGAATTCAGTCTCGGGTGAAAAGCTGGTTAAAAGCATGTAAAGAATCAAAAACAGGAAGTGAAG ATGCTTTGATTAGATCTCTAAGAAAGCTCATGGTTGGAAGTGAAGAGTATGGATCCAGGCCATGCTTGAGGATAGATGTGTGCAGCGAGCGGCATGTGCAGCTTGCACTTGAG GTGTTAAAGGAGTTTGCTGATGATGTTGTACCTATGGTGATCCGAGCAAAGGGAGGTGGGATTCAGGCTGTTCAAGTTGTTTTGACAAGTTCAAAAGAAGACAAGGATATCTTTGAG AAGGAACAACAATGCAAGGAAGAGGATCAAAACAAGCTTGTGCGTGGTTTTCGCGAGGTGATCGATTTGATTTCAGCTTCTCAGAAACCTCTTGTTGCCCAGAACTCACTTAATG ATTTCACGATTATTCATTCAAAATTCCTAGGTCCACTCCCTCCTTCAATGGATGAGTTCAGGACGTCTCTACATTTGGCCGTTCCCCATGTTCTTGACATAAGTCATCTGATGGACGAAATTAGTCCTTTAAAAAAGCTGAATAGTGTATCTGCAGCTACTTCTTATATGAAACGACGTTTCTTTGCTCCTATAGATGCGGAAATTCCTCAAAAAG TTGAGGCTGATGAAAGCAAGAGTCATGGCTATGATGTTCTCAGGATAAGCCAGTTATTTGCCAAGATATGCTCTGTACTGAAAATAAGTTCAGAAACCGATAAACACTCATCTTCAGCTCTCAAAGGATATGCAAATATCTTCAACCCATATTCTGCTAGCTCTGACAACCATATGGAGGAGGATGTTAGACTTTCAACAGACCATCCACAGAAAATTAGCACCGAGAATATAGTATTCGTATGGGGATTTACCTTAGGAACGTCAGCAAAAATGCTGAGAAACCAACTTCTGACTTCTTCTGAAGTGTTGTCAGACGAGTTTGATGTTCGGATATTGGACAAGAGTTGTGCAGTCATTGCATTTTCGAAGCCTGATTCATCAACAAAGTTTCTGGAGGCAATGGAGTCTGGAGGGAATAACTGTGATTCTTTAAGCAACCTGATCTCGGAAGGCCTAAGAGCTGCAGATTACGAGACTTATAAAAGAGTGTGTAGTCTAGGTTTATGGGAAGTGAAGTTAGCAGATTCATTGGACAAGGCTTTGGAAACAGATTTTGATGGTCACACAGAAGATTCACAGAAAGAATCAACAGAGGTGTACTGGAGGAATAGTGACCTGATTAACTTGGATGAATTATAA
- the LOC108223311 gene encoding poly(A)-specific ribonuclease PARN-like isoform X2 — protein MSSRRPPWLLQRRFITTNTHTKPTSNPTHNPKWCVKQVSKSNFSETLENIKDQILKSDYIAVSLKKTGSHSAPWHRTLPIDTAQTAYLKAKYAAERFQLFQFAVCPFSIRDSKLIAYPYNFHLFPRDGLKLGMPCYSFMCQSSYLTSMANEGFDFNACINDGISYLSRAQELIARNRRGNPVISNLEQSSSPHSVADSLFLGRIQSRVKSWLKACKESKTGSEDALIRSLRKLMVGSEEYGSRPCLRIDVCSERHVQLALEVLKEFADDVVPMVIRAKGGGIQAVQVVLTSSKEDKDIFEEQQCKEEDQNKLVRGFREVIDLISASQKPLVAQNSLNDFTIIHSKFLGPLPPSMDEFRTSLHLAVPHVLDISHLMDEISPLKKLNSVSAATSYMKRRFFAPIDAEIPQKVEADESKSHGYDVLRISQLFAKICSVLKISSETDKHSSSALKGYANIFNPYSASSDNHMEEDVRLSTDHPQKISTENIVFVWGFTLGTSAKMLRNQLLTSSEVLSDEFDVRILDKSCAVIAFSKPDSSTKFLEAMESGGNNCDSLSNLISEGLRAADYETYKRVCSLGLWEVKLADSLDKALETDFDGHTEDSQKESTEVYWRNSDLINLDEL, from the exons ATGTCCAGTCGTCGGCCGCCATGGTTGTTGCAACGGCGCTTCATCACcaccaacacacacacaaaacccACATCAAACCCGACCCATAATCCAAAATGGTGTGTCAAACAAGTCTCAAAATCCAATTTTTCAGAGACCCTCGAAAATATAAAAGATCAAATCTTGAAATCTGATTATATAGCCGTGTCTTTAAAGAAAACTGGCTCGCACTCAGCGCCGTGGCACCGAACATTGCCTATAGACACAGCCCAGACAGCTTATTTGAAAGCTAAGTATGCTGCTGAAAGGTTTCAGCTTTTTCAGTTTGCTGTTTGCCCTTTCTCTATTAGGGATTCCAAGCTCATTGCGTATCC TTATAACTTTCATTTGTTTCCTCGGGATGGTTTGAAACTAGGAATGCCTTGTTACAGTTTTATGTGCCAATCTTCATATCTGACCTCCATGGCTAATGAAGGGTTTGATTTTAATGCCTGCATAAATGATG GTATATCATACTTATCCAGAGCACAAGAATTGATTGCAAGAAATAGAAGAGGGAATCCAGTGATTAGTAATTTGGAACAATCTTCTTCGCCTCATTCAGTGGCTGATTCTTTGTTTTTAGGAAGAATTCAGTCTCGGGTGAAAAGCTGGTTAAAAGCATGTAAAGAATCAAAAACAGGAAGTGAAG ATGCTTTGATTAGATCTCTAAGAAAGCTCATGGTTGGAAGTGAAGAGTATGGATCCAGGCCATGCTTGAGGATAGATGTGTGCAGCGAGCGGCATGTGCAGCTTGCACTTGAG GTGTTAAAGGAGTTTGCTGATGATGTTGTACCTATGGTGATCCGAGCAAAGGGAGGTGGGATTCAGGCTGTTCAAGTTGTTTTGACAAGTTCAAAAGAAGACAAGGATATCTTTGAG GAACAACAATGCAAGGAAGAGGATCAAAACAAGCTTGTGCGTGGTTTTCGCGAGGTGATCGATTTGATTTCAGCTTCTCAGAAACCTCTTGTTGCCCAGAACTCACTTAATG ATTTCACGATTATTCATTCAAAATTCCTAGGTCCACTCCCTCCTTCAATGGATGAGTTCAGGACGTCTCTACATTTGGCCGTTCCCCATGTTCTTGACATAAGTCATCTGATGGACGAAATTAGTCCTTTAAAAAAGCTGAATAGTGTATCTGCAGCTACTTCTTATATGAAACGACGTTTCTTTGCTCCTATAGATGCGGAAATTCCTCAAAAAG TTGAGGCTGATGAAAGCAAGAGTCATGGCTATGATGTTCTCAGGATAAGCCAGTTATTTGCCAAGATATGCTCTGTACTGAAAATAAGTTCAGAAACCGATAAACACTCATCTTCAGCTCTCAAAGGATATGCAAATATCTTCAACCCATATTCTGCTAGCTCTGACAACCATATGGAGGAGGATGTTAGACTTTCAACAGACCATCCACAGAAAATTAGCACCGAGAATATAGTATTCGTATGGGGATTTACCTTAGGAACGTCAGCAAAAATGCTGAGAAACCAACTTCTGACTTCTTCTGAAGTGTTGTCAGACGAGTTTGATGTTCGGATATTGGACAAGAGTTGTGCAGTCATTGCATTTTCGAAGCCTGATTCATCAACAAAGTTTCTGGAGGCAATGGAGTCTGGAGGGAATAACTGTGATTCTTTAAGCAACCTGATCTCGGAAGGCCTAAGAGCTGCAGATTACGAGACTTATAAAAGAGTGTGTAGTCTAGGTTTATGGGAAGTGAAGTTAGCAGATTCATTGGACAAGGCTTTGGAAACAGATTTTGATGGTCACACAGAAGATTCACAGAAAGAATCAACAGAGGTGTACTGGAGGAATAGTGACCTGATTAACTTGGATGAATTATAA